One segment of Brassica napus cultivar Da-Ae chromosome C3, Da-Ae, whole genome shotgun sequence DNA contains the following:
- the LOC106389111 gene encoding protein DNA-DAMAGE INDUCIBLE 1 isoform X1: MRITVMTTGEQIITLDVDSQETVENVKALLEVEANVPIQQQQLLYNGNEMRNSDKLSALGVKDDDLLMMMVSNASSGSNAARSDLGLNPDGSALNPAAFQQHIRGDANLMGQLFQTDPELAQVITGSDLNKLQDVLRSRHQQRSVVQRQKEEELALLYADPFDVEAQKKIEAAIRQKGIDENWEAALEHNPEGFARVIMLYVDMEVNGVPLKAFVDSGAQSTIISKSCAERCGLLRLMDQRYKGIAQGVGETEILGRIHVAPIKIGNNFYPCSFVVLDSPNMEFLFGLDMLRKHQCTIDLKDNVLTVGGGEVSVPFLQEKDLPSRFLDEERVPNQASSSGAAVPSGSAEKKNSTVASPTSQPSRQNTSEGPEFEAKIAKLVELGFSREAVVQALRLFAGNEEQAAGFLFGG, translated from the exons ATGAGGATCACTGTCATGACCACCGGTGAACAAATCATCACTCTCGACGTCGATTCCCAAGAAACC GTTGAGAATGTTAAAGCCTTACTCGAAGTTGAG GCGAATGTTCCCATTCAGCAGCAGCAGCTCTTGTACAACGGAAACGAGATGAGGAACTCAGATAAATTGAGTGCCTTGGGTGTTAAGGATGATGAtttgttgatgatgatggtttCCAATGCCTCATCTGG TAGTAATGCTGCAAGGAGTGATTTGGGGTTGAATCCTGATGGGTCAGCTTTGAATCCTGCAGCTTTTCAACAGCACATCCGGGGTGATGCTAATCTTATGGGACAGTTATTTCAG ACAGATCCTGAGCTTGCGCAAGTGATTACTGGGAGCGATTTAAATAAGTTACAGGATGTTCTGCGTTCAAGGCATCAGCAGCGATCTGTAGTACAGCGTCAGAAGGAGGAGGAACTC GCTCTTCTGTATGCAGATCCTTTTGATGTTGAAGCACAGAAGAAAATCGAAGCTGCAATTCGACAG AAAGGGATTGATGAGAACTGGGAAGCTGCCCTAGAACATAATCCTGAAGGTTTTGCTAGGGTG ATAATGCTGTATGTGGATATGGAGGTCAATGGGGTTCCTCTAAAG GCTTTTGTTGATAGTGGTGCACAATCGACAATTATATCCAAGAGTTGTGCTGAGAGATGCGG GTTGCTGAGACTCATGGATCAACGGTATAAAGGTATTGCTCAGGGTGTTGGCGAAACAGAGATATTAGGCCGCATTCATGTCGCTCCAATCAAG ATTGGGAATAACTTTTATCCGTGTTCATTCGTGGTACTGGACTCACCTAACATGGAGTTCCTTTTTGGCCTGGATATGTTGCGTAAGCATCAG TGCACTATTGATTTGAAGGATAACGTCCTGACTGTTGGAGGAGGAGAGGTCTCGGTTCCCTTTTTGCAAG AGAAAGACCTCCCTTCTAGATTCTTGGATGAAGAACGTGTACCGAATCAAGCATCTAGCTCTGGAGCAGCG GTTCCTTCTGGGTCCGCAGAGAAGAAGAATAGCACTGTTGCAAGCCCAACGAGCCAACCTTCAAGACAAAACACATCAGAG GGACCTGAATTTGAAGCAAAGATTGCAAAGCTTGTGGAGTTAGGCTTCTCCAGGGAAGCAGTGGTACAAGCTCTCAGATTGTTTGCAGGAAACGAAGAACAAGCTGCTGGGTTTCTCTTTGGCGGCTGA
- the LOC106389111 gene encoding protein DNA-DAMAGE INDUCIBLE 1 isoform X2, whose protein sequence is MRITVMTTGEQIITLDVDSQETVENVKALLEVEANVPIQQQQLLYNGNEMRNSDKLSALGVKDDDLLMMMVSNASSGNAARSDLGLNPDGSALNPAAFQQHIRGDANLMGQLFQTDPELAQVITGSDLNKLQDVLRSRHQQRSVVQRQKEEELALLYADPFDVEAQKKIEAAIRQKGIDENWEAALEHNPEGFARVIMLYVDMEVNGVPLKAFVDSGAQSTIISKSCAERCGLLRLMDQRYKGIAQGVGETEILGRIHVAPIKIGNNFYPCSFVVLDSPNMEFLFGLDMLRKHQCTIDLKDNVLTVGGGEVSVPFLQEKDLPSRFLDEERVPNQASSSGAAVPSGSAEKKNSTVASPTSQPSRQNTSEGPEFEAKIAKLVELGFSREAVVQALRLFAGNEEQAAGFLFGG, encoded by the exons ATGAGGATCACTGTCATGACCACCGGTGAACAAATCATCACTCTCGACGTCGATTCCCAAGAAACC GTTGAGAATGTTAAAGCCTTACTCGAAGTTGAG GCGAATGTTCCCATTCAGCAGCAGCAGCTCTTGTACAACGGAAACGAGATGAGGAACTCAGATAAATTGAGTGCCTTGGGTGTTAAGGATGATGAtttgttgatgatgatggtttCCAATGCCTCATCTGG TAATGCTGCAAGGAGTGATTTGGGGTTGAATCCTGATGGGTCAGCTTTGAATCCTGCAGCTTTTCAACAGCACATCCGGGGTGATGCTAATCTTATGGGACAGTTATTTCAG ACAGATCCTGAGCTTGCGCAAGTGATTACTGGGAGCGATTTAAATAAGTTACAGGATGTTCTGCGTTCAAGGCATCAGCAGCGATCTGTAGTACAGCGTCAGAAGGAGGAGGAACTC GCTCTTCTGTATGCAGATCCTTTTGATGTTGAAGCACAGAAGAAAATCGAAGCTGCAATTCGACAG AAAGGGATTGATGAGAACTGGGAAGCTGCCCTAGAACATAATCCTGAAGGTTTTGCTAGGGTG ATAATGCTGTATGTGGATATGGAGGTCAATGGGGTTCCTCTAAAG GCTTTTGTTGATAGTGGTGCACAATCGACAATTATATCCAAGAGTTGTGCTGAGAGATGCGG GTTGCTGAGACTCATGGATCAACGGTATAAAGGTATTGCTCAGGGTGTTGGCGAAACAGAGATATTAGGCCGCATTCATGTCGCTCCAATCAAG ATTGGGAATAACTTTTATCCGTGTTCATTCGTGGTACTGGACTCACCTAACATGGAGTTCCTTTTTGGCCTGGATATGTTGCGTAAGCATCAG TGCACTATTGATTTGAAGGATAACGTCCTGACTGTTGGAGGAGGAGAGGTCTCGGTTCCCTTTTTGCAAG AGAAAGACCTCCCTTCTAGATTCTTGGATGAAGAACGTGTACCGAATCAAGCATCTAGCTCTGGAGCAGCG GTTCCTTCTGGGTCCGCAGAGAAGAAGAATAGCACTGTTGCAAGCCCAACGAGCCAACCTTCAAGACAAAACACATCAGAG GGACCTGAATTTGAAGCAAAGATTGCAAAGCTTGTGGAGTTAGGCTTCTCCAGGGAAGCAGTGGTACAAGCTCTCAGATTGTTTGCAGGAAACGAAGAACAAGCTGCTGGGTTTCTCTTTGGCGGCTGA